A region from the Luteolibacter flavescens genome encodes:
- a CDS encoding nuclease-related domain-containing protein translates to MIYVRILVGGFLIVGAFALFWYGLRRMVAEEKRRSRSPFKEKMLRPPGESLRLKIDDLRERLHEQVILLSFAMMFPGLMVFIATGSNWIENLIVWAVVISIGALAGMLLWKKICKNRKLLRQYRLGFEGERYVAEKLAGLSPHGFRVYHDFLFDMKAGGKQTDFNIDHIVVGPTGVFAIETKTYRQPNGELRDGNVSHRVRSEADALVLPNGRKMRKPLNQVRSAAEDLSKWITGSAVRKVPVFPVLAMPGWFTDETTIADMLVLNPQRLVKRLSEFNLHPRLSAEEVQRIGDRIEHQCRNVDIL, encoded by the coding sequence ATGATCTATGTGAGGATTTTGGTAGGAGGTTTTCTCATCGTCGGAGCGTTCGCCCTCTTCTGGTATGGCTTGCGAAGGATGGTGGCCGAGGAAAAGAGACGCAGTAGATCCCCCTTCAAAGAGAAGATGCTCAGGCCTCCGGGGGAAAGCCTGCGGCTGAAGATCGACGACCTTCGTGAGAGACTGCACGAGCAAGTGATTTTGCTGAGTTTCGCCATGATGTTTCCAGGGCTGATGGTCTTCATCGCGACTGGCAGCAATTGGATCGAAAATCTGATTGTGTGGGCCGTCGTTATCTCGATCGGTGCGTTGGCGGGAATGCTTCTCTGGAAGAAAATCTGCAAGAATCGGAAACTATTACGGCAGTATCGGCTTGGATTCGAGGGAGAACGCTACGTTGCGGAAAAGCTTGCAGGGCTCTCTCCGCATGGGTTTCGGGTCTATCACGATTTCCTCTTCGATATGAAAGCGGGAGGGAAACAAACCGACTTCAACATCGATCACATCGTGGTGGGGCCTACCGGCGTGTTCGCCATCGAGACGAAGACCTACCGGCAGCCCAATGGAGAGCTGAGGGACGGAAACGTCAGCCACAGGGTCAGATCCGAGGCTGATGCCCTCGTTCTTCCGAATGGCCGAAAAATGAGGAAGCCTCTGAACCAGGTAAGGAGTGCCGCCGAAGATCTTTCGAAGTGGATCACTGGATCGGCTGTACGGAAGGTGCCCGTATTCCCAGTCTTGGCGATGCCCGGCTGGTTCACCGACGAAACCACGATTGCCGACATGCTCGTCCTGAATCCGCAGCGTTTGGTGAAACGCCTGTCAGAGTTCAACCTGCACCCAAGGCTGAGCGCCGAAGAAGTGCAGAGGATAGGTGATCGCATCGAGCATCAGTGCCGCAACGTTGACATCTTATGA
- a CDS encoding DUF2809 domain-containing protein, with protein MQRSRLAYAGAIAVVIAVGLFTRSSFAPFILPHFIRTYAGDVLWATMVFLGLGFLFPRASTVALGFSALGISFAVEFSQLIDVDWLNRIRATRLGALVLGRGWVATDLICYTVGVGIGVAGESAFTWRRR; from the coding sequence GTGCAGAGGAGCCGGCTGGCATATGCAGGGGCGATCGCGGTGGTCATAGCCGTCGGGCTATTCACGCGCTCGTCGTTCGCCCCGTTCATCCTCCCGCACTTCATCCGCACCTACGCGGGCGATGTCCTGTGGGCCACCATGGTCTTCCTCGGCCTCGGCTTTCTCTTCCCGCGGGCAAGCACGGTGGCGCTCGGTTTCTCGGCTCTCGGCATTTCCTTCGCGGTGGAATTCAGCCAGCTCATCGACGTGGACTGGCTCAATCGCATCCGCGCCACCCGCCTGGGGGCCCTCGTCCTCGGCCGCGGCTGGGTCGCCACGGATCTGATCTGCTACACGGTCGGGGTGGGGATTGGGGTGGCGGGGGAGTCGGCCTTCACATGGCGGCGACGCTGA
- a CDS encoding OsmC family protein, producing the protein MKQKASAQWQGSLKEGSGNLSTGSGALVAKPYSFKTRFEGEQGTNPEELIGAAHAGCFSMAFSMILGMAGFTPEKISTTATISLEQQDGGFAITTSHLDVVASIPGIDDATFQDLAAKAKAGCPVSKVLNAEITMDAKLG; encoded by the coding sequence ATGAAACAGAAAGCATCCGCGCAATGGCAGGGCTCCCTCAAGGAAGGATCCGGCAATCTCAGCACCGGCTCCGGCGCGCTCGTCGCCAAGCCATACTCCTTCAAGACCCGCTTCGAGGGCGAGCAGGGCACGAATCCGGAGGAACTCATCGGCGCGGCTCATGCGGGCTGTTTCTCGATGGCGTTTTCCATGATCCTCGGCATGGCGGGATTCACGCCGGAGAAAATTTCCACCACCGCCACGATTTCGCTGGAGCAGCAGGACGGCGGCTTCGCCATCACGACCAGCCACCTCGACGTGGTCGCCAGCATCCCGGGCATCGATGACGCCACTTTCCAGGATCTGGCGGCGAAGGCGAAGGCTGGCTGCCCCGTCTCCAAGGTGCTCAATGCCGAGATCACCATGGATGCGAAGCTGGGCTGA
- a CDS encoding RDD family protein, whose translation MDTYVPPVKSDEEEEEVDIAGAEPGASAPFETRVIAAIIDCFIAGLVYAIIGMISGAVGWLLMLAYMLTKDALPFLDGHSLGKRIMKIRAVTLDGKGLSGDWQSSIVRNLPMIIPFFGLVELYILFTRKGQAPPLRRLGDEWAKTKVVAVKEPSAI comes from the coding sequence GTGGATACCTACGTGCCGCCGGTCAAATCGGACGAGGAAGAGGAGGAAGTGGACATCGCTGGAGCAGAGCCAGGAGCGAGCGCACCCTTTGAGACCCGGGTCATCGCCGCGATCATCGACTGCTTCATCGCGGGCCTTGTTTATGCCATCATCGGGATGATCAGTGGCGCTGTCGGTTGGCTGCTCATGTTGGCTTATATGCTGACAAAAGATGCTCTGCCCTTCCTGGATGGCCACAGCCTGGGCAAGCGGATCATGAAAATCCGCGCCGTGACGCTGGACGGCAAGGGGCTGTCCGGAGACTGGCAGAGCAGCATCGTGCGAAATCTCCCGATGATCATCCCATTCTTCGGATTGGTAGAGCTCTACATTCTCTTCACCCGGAAGGGTCAGGCTCCACCACTGCGCCGCCTCGGCGACGAGTGGGCGAAGACCAAAGTCGTGGCTGTGAAGGAACCGTCCGCGATCTGA
- a CDS encoding PLP-dependent cysteine synthase family protein: MALASVSRSVPSGGRFIRQIPPTPLVPVTLEAELGPVWCKLEFMNPSGSTKDRIARHILEKAWRRGALREGDTVVEASSGSTSIALALACAQMGLRFVAFIPNTATQERGLMIRAYGGEVRRVEGGMMAVLEAAEAAALEHGWFAARQFENPDNAEAHRIFTGPEILSQMECGCVDAVVSGVGTGGTLRGLWEAFDDAGCQARAYAAIPTEGRAFGDNAECCSLAFSKEVPGVAQGLSALYSDWQGGPRGGVIEELVIQEELCLELTQRLWALGFPAGPSSGLNYAAALEAKRRLGPGARVITVFPDRMERYFSHRVFSGLREDL, translated from the coding sequence ATGGCACTTGCATCCGTTTCGCGCTCGGTACCGTCCGGCGGTCGCTTCATCCGGCAGATCCCGCCGACGCCGCTGGTCCCGGTGACGCTGGAGGCGGAGCTGGGGCCGGTGTGGTGCAAGCTGGAATTCATGAATCCCAGCGGCTCGACGAAAGACCGCATCGCCCGCCACATCCTGGAAAAAGCGTGGCGCCGCGGCGCGCTGCGCGAGGGGGACACGGTGGTGGAGGCGTCGAGCGGGTCCACGAGCATCGCGCTGGCACTGGCGTGCGCGCAGATGGGTCTGAGATTCGTGGCCTTCATCCCGAATACGGCGACGCAGGAGCGCGGGCTGATGATCCGGGCCTACGGCGGCGAGGTCCGCCGGGTGGAGGGCGGCATGATGGCGGTGCTGGAGGCGGCGGAAGCGGCGGCGCTGGAGCACGGGTGGTTCGCCGCCCGGCAATTCGAGAATCCCGACAATGCCGAGGCGCACCGGATCTTCACAGGGCCCGAAATTCTCTCCCAGATGGAATGCGGCTGCGTGGATGCCGTGGTGAGCGGCGTCGGTACCGGCGGGACGCTGCGGGGGCTGTGGGAGGCCTTCGATGACGCGGGCTGCCAGGCACGGGCGTATGCGGCGATCCCGACCGAGGGCCGGGCCTTTGGAGACAATGCCGAGTGTTGCAGTCTGGCCTTCAGCAAGGAGGTGCCGGGCGTGGCGCAGGGGCTCTCTGCACTCTACAGCGATTGGCAGGGCGGGCCGCGCGGGGGAGTTATTGAGGAGCTGGTGATCCAGGAGGAGCTTTGCCTGGAGCTGACGCAGCGGCTGTGGGCGCTCGGCTTCCCGGCAGGGCCGAGCTCCGGGCTGAATTACGCGGCGGCGCTGGAGGCGAAGCGGCGGCTGGGTCCCGGTGCCCGGGTGATCACGGTTTTCCCGGACCGGATGGAGCGCTATTTCTCGCACCGGGTTTTTTCCGGGCTGCGTGAAGATTTGTGA
- a CDS encoding KH domain-containing protein produces the protein MQVVTDQIRNFLQYVAVQFIEFPAEAQLKVTELGPKRLRFKLVLRQSDVALLIGRNGFSASAIRGVIKSISEREDVNVSLQIHSHEEEAEMQARDPRH, from the coding sequence ATGCAAGTGGTGACAGACCAGATCCGGAACTTCCTCCAGTACGTCGCCGTGCAATTCATCGAGTTCCCCGCCGAAGCCCAGCTCAAGGTCACCGAGCTCGGGCCGAAGCGCCTGCGCTTCAAGCTCGTGCTCCGGCAATCCGACGTCGCCCTCCTCATCGGGCGGAACGGATTCAGCGCCTCCGCCATCCGCGGCGTCATCAAGTCCATCTCCGAGCGCGAGGACGTGAATGTCAGCCTGCAGATCCACTCCCACGAGGAGGAGGCGGAAATGCAGGCCCGCGACCCGCGCCACTGA
- a CDS encoding alpha-L-fucosidase: MNGFLRHLTPLGVMLPLLSSASTINWGTAFNIGNDPATVLADFDSSRNGGRSSTGVTAIVSAVNYGYPGVSVNGVSFSSAAGDTDYWSGSGLNAQIDALLSGHTAFGEPWGVQTKTFTLTGLIPGRPYQIQIIGAHDNRTSSSINRREYELARGTLFSGGTLPVLTRGAAAVGGFGTVVGTFVADADTQSISIRSNQQDGNLSDDPDPAISGYVLIGDFADANGDGEPDGWPPVVEPIEYANVQQIMPSDNAARVAEKAAKLLPRANQVAWQRLETTFFIHFGPNTFSGVEWGTGKESPAIFNPTALNAAQWVNEIADAGGKLAILVVKHHDGFCMWPSRYTAHDVASSPWRGGQGDVLREVADACEARGVKLGVYLSPADLFQIESAAGYYGDNSSSVPSVIPTAPASFTSSPTTGRTPVDGHGPWTYTVDSYNRYFLNQLYELLTEYGPISEVWFDGANPKPGTSQGYQHAAWYDLIRKLQPEAVIFGKGPDVRWVGNEDGTARETEWSTLPISAHPDSFNWPDMTATDLGSRSKLSSGSYLWWYPAEADVPILNGWFWNASKTPKSATELIDIHYRSVGRNANLLLNLSPDNRGLVPDNQLTPLRSMAQVIRNTFSTDLASGGTVTATGTNAASILDSDLDSYWESPAGTGAQEIIIDLPAAKSIDVVSLQEPIAVRGQRIEGFAVDTWTGTAWIQRATGTTVGHKRLVRFTSAVNTTRVRIRITTCRLNPSLAEVSLHKQAVATAAPLISARNASGSVTLTHASGRPIRYTLDGSTPLLDSPLYSGPVPLPLGGVIKAIAVGTDGLPSLEASANFPGLASVGWTATADSQETSGAASSAIDGNATTSWTSTATALPHWHRVDMGDARWISGFTYLPPSGGGAGTVLGYRFETSDDGVEWTVRSEGDFGNITNNPVQQEVRFPELKTRWFRFTALTTTTGTNVVRAAEISVIPAGFDAWKRDRGLQSLLPEDEIDGAPALAAYFLGESGGTRFLGRNAEGIELELITRRSTTDVGFDIEVSDDLFVWDDATGEVMLSSEDLGLDYRMTRWSLPEPMVKTKFFARVSYALK, encoded by the coding sequence ATGAACGGATTTCTCCGCCACCTGACTCCGCTGGGCGTCATGCTTCCCCTCCTCTCAAGTGCATCCACCATCAACTGGGGGACGGCCTTCAATATCGGCAATGATCCGGCGACCGTGCTCGCGGACTTTGATTCCTCAAGGAATGGCGGGCGATCCTCGACCGGCGTGACGGCCATCGTCTCGGCGGTGAACTACGGCTACCCCGGAGTGAGCGTGAATGGCGTGAGCTTCTCCTCCGCCGCGGGGGACACGGACTACTGGAGTGGCAGCGGCCTGAATGCACAGATCGATGCACTGCTTTCCGGGCACACGGCATTCGGCGAGCCATGGGGCGTCCAGACGAAAACCTTCACCCTCACCGGCCTCATCCCCGGACGACCGTACCAGATCCAGATCATCGGCGCGCACGACAATCGCACCAGTTCCTCGATCAACCGCCGCGAGTATGAGCTGGCGCGCGGGACGCTCTTCAGCGGCGGCACGCTGCCCGTGCTGACGCGTGGTGCCGCCGCTGTGGGCGGCTTCGGCACGGTGGTGGGCACTTTCGTGGCGGATGCGGACACGCAGTCGATCTCGATCCGCAGCAATCAGCAGGACGGCAATCTCTCCGACGACCCCGATCCCGCAATCTCCGGCTACGTGCTCATCGGGGACTTCGCCGACGCGAATGGCGATGGCGAGCCGGACGGCTGGCCGCCGGTGGTGGAACCCATCGAGTACGCAAATGTGCAGCAGATCATGCCCTCGGACAATGCGGCGCGCGTGGCGGAAAAGGCTGCGAAGCTGCTGCCGCGCGCCAACCAGGTGGCGTGGCAACGGCTGGAGACGACCTTCTTCATCCACTTCGGCCCGAATACCTTCAGCGGCGTGGAATGGGGCACCGGCAAGGAGAGTCCGGCGATCTTCAATCCCACGGCGCTGAATGCGGCGCAATGGGTGAATGAAATCGCGGATGCGGGCGGGAAGCTCGCGATCCTGGTGGTGAAGCACCACGACGGCTTTTGCATGTGGCCGAGCCGCTACACCGCTCACGACGTGGCCTCGTCGCCATGGCGCGGCGGGCAGGGGGACGTGCTGCGCGAGGTGGCGGATGCCTGCGAGGCGCGCGGCGTGAAGCTGGGCGTGTATCTCTCGCCCGCGGACCTTTTCCAGATCGAGTCGGCCGCCGGATACTACGGTGACAATAGTAGTTCCGTGCCATCGGTGATCCCCACCGCGCCGGCTTCCTTCACATCCTCACCCACGACCGGCCGCACTCCCGTGGACGGCCACGGCCCGTGGACCTACACGGTGGACTCCTACAACCGCTACTTCCTGAACCAGCTCTACGAACTTCTCACGGAATACGGACCGATCTCCGAGGTGTGGTTCGACGGGGCCAATCCCAAGCCCGGCACCAGCCAGGGCTACCAGCATGCCGCGTGGTATGACCTGATCCGGAAGCTGCAGCCCGAGGCGGTGATCTTTGGAAAGGGGCCCGACGTCCGCTGGGTGGGGAATGAAGACGGCACCGCGCGCGAGACGGAGTGGAGCACGCTGCCCATCTCCGCCCATCCGGACAGCTTCAATTGGCCGGACATGACCGCCACCGACCTGGGCAGCCGCAGCAAGCTCTCGTCGGGCTCCTACCTCTGGTGGTATCCCGCCGAGGCCGACGTGCCGATCCTCAACGGCTGGTTCTGGAATGCCTCGAAGACGCCGAAATCCGCCACCGAACTCATCGACATCCACTACCGCAGCGTGGGGCGGAATGCGAACCTGCTGCTGAATCTCTCCCCGGACAATCGCGGCCTGGTGCCGGATAACCAGCTCACGCCGCTGCGCTCGATGGCGCAGGTGATCCGCAATACCTTTTCTACCGATCTTGCCAGCGGCGGCACGGTGACGGCGACCGGCACGAATGCGGCCAGCATTCTCGACAGTGACCTCGATTCCTATTGGGAATCCCCGGCAGGCACCGGCGCGCAGGAAATCATCATCGACCTGCCTGCCGCGAAGAGCATCGACGTGGTCAGCCTGCAGGAGCCAATCGCCGTGCGCGGCCAGCGCATCGAAGGCTTCGCGGTCGACACGTGGACCGGCACCGCCTGGATCCAGCGGGCGACCGGCACCACCGTGGGTCACAAGCGTCTGGTGCGCTTCACCTCCGCGGTGAATACCACGCGGGTGCGCATCCGCATCACCACGTGTCGACTGAATCCCTCGCTGGCGGAAGTGTCCCTGCACAAGCAGGCCGTGGCCACCGCCGCGCCGCTCATTTCCGCGCGGAATGCATCCGGTTCCGTGACCCTCACCCACGCGTCGGGTCGGCCGATCCGCTACACGCTGGATGGCAGCACGCCGCTGCTGGATTCCCCGCTCTACTCCGGCCCTGTGCCGCTGCCGCTGGGCGGTGTGATCAAGGCCATCGCCGTCGGCACCGACGGGCTCCCCAGCTTGGAAGCGTCCGCGAATTTCCCCGGGCTCGCCTCGGTCGGCTGGACGGCCACGGCGGACAGCCAGGAGACCTCTGGCGCAGCATCGTCGGCGATCGACGGAAATGCGACCACGTCATGGACCTCCACCGCCACGGCGCTGCCGCACTGGCACCGCGTGGACATGGGCGACGCCCGCTGGATCAGTGGCTTCACCTACCTGCCTCCCTCCGGCGGCGGGGCGGGCACGGTGCTCGGCTATCGTTTCGAGACCAGCGACGATGGCGTCGAGTGGACGGTGCGGTCCGAGGGCGACTTCGGCAACATTACGAACAACCCCGTGCAGCAGGAAGTCCGCTTCCCTGAGCTGAAGACCCGCTGGTTCCGTTTCACCGCCCTCACCACCACCACCGGTACGAATGTGGTCCGAGCGGCGGAAATCTCAGTGATCCCCGCGGGCTTCGACGCCTGGAAGCGCGACCGCGGCCTGCAATCGCTGCTGCCGGAGGACGAGATCGATGGCGCACCAGCGCTCGCCGCCTACTTCCTCGGAGAATCCGGCGGCACCCGCTTCCTCGGTCGAAATGCAGAGGGCATCGAGCTCGAACTCATCACCCGCCGCAGCACCACCGACGTCGGCTTCGACATCGAGGTCAGCGACGACCTCTTCGTCTGGGACGACGCCACCGGCGAAGTGATGCTCTCCAGCGAAGACCTCGGCCTCGACTACCGCATGACCCGCTGGTCCTTGCCCGAACCCATGGTGAAGACCAAATTCTTCGCCCGCGTCTCCTACGCGCTCAAGTGA
- a CDS encoding PEP-CTERM sorting domain-containing protein (PEP-CTERM proteins occur, often in large numbers, in the proteomes of bacteria that also encode an exosortase, a predicted intramembrane cysteine proteinase. The presence of a PEP-CTERM domain at a protein's C-terminus predicts cleavage within the sorting domain, followed by covalent anchoring to some some component of the (usually Gram-negative) cell surface. Many PEP-CTERM proteins exhibit an unusual sequence composition that includes large numbers of potential glycosylation sites. Expression of one such protein has been shown restore the ability of a bacterium to form floc, a type of biofilm.), protein MTPVFRSLRTDRLCLAALAAGAWLAGTPAADAASVAYNFSETNSNPSQSLDTTTPKGPLGSSIWNDSYVTTTGGVATGTETNLVDNTGANTGMSISWTSKETWFGDGGGTTQDQRIVLGYLDDGDQGGANPGVFVTLSNISYSLYNVYLILASDAGTNTTYTSQDFLLNGSTWIFGGASATTATAFASMESTSANGTWTRAIAGVQTGNYALATNLSGSTLTIDGLIGAGGARGSLAGIIIEQVPEPSAALLAAAGGMLLFRRRRND, encoded by the coding sequence ATGACCCCCGTATTCCGCTCCCTCCGGACCGACAGACTCTGCCTCGCCGCGCTTGCCGCGGGCGCATGGCTCGCCGGCACTCCCGCTGCCGACGCCGCGTCGGTGGCCTACAACTTCAGCGAGACCAACTCGAATCCCTCGCAGTCGCTCGACACCACCACTCCGAAGGGCCCGCTCGGCTCCTCCATCTGGAATGACTCCTACGTCACCACCACCGGCGGTGTGGCGACGGGCACCGAGACGAACCTCGTGGACAACACCGGCGCGAACACCGGCATGTCCATCTCATGGACCTCGAAGGAAACGTGGTTCGGCGATGGCGGCGGCACCACGCAGGACCAGCGCATCGTGCTCGGCTACCTCGATGACGGCGACCAGGGCGGGGCGAATCCAGGAGTCTTCGTCACCCTCTCGAACATTTCCTACAGCCTGTATAACGTGTATCTGATCCTCGCCTCGGATGCGGGAACGAACACGACCTACACCTCGCAGGACTTCCTGCTGAATGGCAGCACGTGGATCTTCGGCGGGGCCTCGGCGACGACCGCGACGGCCTTTGCCAGCATGGAGTCCACCTCGGCCAATGGCACGTGGACCCGCGCGATCGCCGGGGTGCAGACCGGGAACTACGCGCTGGCCACGAACCTGAGCGGCAGCACGCTGACCATCGACGGCCTCATCGGTGCGGGCGGTGCCCGCGGCAGCCTCGCGGGCATCATCATCGAGCAAGTGCCGGAGCCCTCCGCAGCGCTGCTCGCCGCGGCAGGTGGCATGCTGCTTTTCCGTCGCCGGAGAAACGACTGA
- a CDS encoding tryptophan 7-halogenase — protein sequence MIRSVLVLGGGSAGLLAALTLKRKLPALQVEVVASSRIGVIGVGEGTTPNVPAHLNGYLGIPERETQAALDPVFKLGVRFAWGRRDHFDYTFTGRQFAWRWPELPKTNGFYATEEPVGTDLASALMEAGKAAPRRADRYPELPPMGTQIAWHLENRSFVAWLESACQREGVTFRDAELAEAVRDAEGGIAELVFKDGTRTSADLYVDSSGFGSLLLGGALGESFTSFSGQLFCDRAVAGGWDRGDETILPYTLSETMPAGWAWRIDHPERIHRGYVFCSDHLSDDEAVAQYSQVAPLAKNPKIVKFRSGHYRNPWAHNVVAIGNAAGFVEPLEATALMVICLQARWLTDGLIDSGCKPPPTMRAHYCRMNRTLWETIRDFLAIHYRFNDRLETDFWLRCRRETDLGSAAELVDFYRENGASGIGASLLGAQDPFGLDSYLALLTGLRAPCEVTHTSSPAELAAWSERKAAFRKIAAGGLGMREVRQRLAEPSGWARVRGTQPASPSPKAAKVF from the coding sequence ATGATCCGGTCCGTGCTCGTGCTTGGCGGTGGCAGCGCCGGGCTGCTAGCCGCCCTCACCCTGAAGCGCAAGCTACCCGCGCTGCAGGTGGAGGTCGTCGCGAGCTCGCGGATCGGCGTCATCGGCGTGGGCGAGGGTACTACGCCCAACGTACCTGCGCACCTGAATGGCTATCTGGGCATCCCCGAGCGGGAAACACAGGCGGCGCTCGATCCGGTATTCAAGCTGGGCGTGCGCTTCGCCTGGGGCCGCCGGGATCACTTCGACTACACTTTCACCGGCCGCCAGTTCGCCTGGCGCTGGCCGGAGCTGCCAAAGACGAATGGCTTCTACGCCACGGAGGAGCCCGTTGGCACCGACCTCGCCTCCGCGCTGATGGAGGCTGGCAAGGCCGCACCGCGCCGCGCCGACCGCTACCCGGAGCTGCCGCCGATGGGCACGCAGATCGCCTGGCATCTGGAGAACCGCTCCTTCGTCGCGTGGCTCGAGTCCGCTTGCCAGCGCGAGGGTGTCACCTTCCGCGATGCCGAGTTGGCCGAGGCCGTGCGTGATGCCGAAGGAGGAATCGCCGAGCTGGTCTTCAAGGATGGCACGCGCACCTCCGCGGATCTCTATGTGGATTCGTCGGGCTTCGGCTCGCTGCTGTTAGGCGGCGCGCTCGGTGAATCCTTCACGTCATTCTCCGGCCAGCTCTTCTGCGATCGCGCGGTGGCCGGCGGCTGGGATCGCGGCGACGAGACCATCCTTCCCTACACGCTTTCTGAGACCATGCCCGCCGGGTGGGCATGGCGCATCGATCACCCGGAGCGCATCCATCGCGGCTATGTCTTCTGCTCGGATCATCTCTCCGATGACGAGGCCGTGGCGCAATACTCGCAGGTGGCGCCGCTGGCGAAGAATCCGAAGATCGTGAAATTCCGCTCCGGCCATTACCGGAATCCGTGGGCTCACAACGTGGTCGCCATCGGCAATGCAGCGGGGTTCGTCGAGCCGCTTGAGGCCACCGCCCTCATGGTGATCTGCCTGCAGGCGCGCTGGCTCACCGACGGGCTCATCGACTCCGGCTGCAAGCCGCCGCCGACGATGCGTGCCCACTACTGCCGCATGAACCGCACGCTGTGGGAAACGATCCGCGATTTCCTCGCCATCCACTACCGCTTCAATGACCGGCTTGAGACGGATTTCTGGCTGCGCTGCCGCCGCGAGACGGATCTCGGCAGCGCGGCGGAGCTGGTGGATTTCTATCGCGAGAATGGCGCGTCCGGCATCGGTGCCTCGCTGCTCGGCGCGCAGGACCCCTTCGGTCTCGATAGCTATCTGGCGCTTCTAACAGGCCTGCGTGCGCCCTGCGAGGTCACCCACACATCTAGCCCAGCGGAGCTTGCCGCATGGTCCGAGCGAAAGGCGGCCTTCCGCAAGATCGCCGCGGGCGGCCTCGGCATGCGCGAGGTGCGGCAGCGGCTGGCCGAGCCATCCGGCTGGGCACGCGTCCGCGGCACCCAGCCCGCATCCCCTTCGCCCAAGGCAGCAAAGGTCTTCTGA